The genomic DNA GACCAACATCCTGGCGTTGAACGCAGCCGTGGAAGCCGCGCGCGCCGGTGATCAGGGTCGCGGCTTCGCGGTGGTGGCCAGCGAAGTACGCACGCTGGCACAACGCTCCGCTGCCGCCGCGAAGGAGATCAAAGACCTGATCGCGACCTCGGTGGACACCGTGGCCGAGGGGTCCGCGCTGGTGCGTCAGGCCGGTGCCACGATGGGCGACATCGTCGCATCGGTGCAGCGGGTCACCGACATCATGGCCGACATCTCCGCGGCGTCCCAGGAACAGAGCGCCGGCATCGAACAGGTCAACCAGACCATCGTGCAGATGGACGGTGCGACCCAGCAGAATGCCGCACTGGTGGAAGAGGCCTCGGCCGCCGCCCGCAGCATGGAACAGCAGGCAGCGCGGCTGACGGACGCGGTCGGCGTGTTCACGCTGGATGCGGCGCGTCGTCCGATGGCCACCGCGTAACGGCCATCGCGTCTGCTGGTCGTGCGGAGGGGTCAGGCAACGGGTACGAACGGCGCCCGTTGCATTTCCGCGGCCAGCACGTCGAGGAACGAGCGTACGCGCGCTGACACCGCCGTGTTGCGGTAGTACACCGCGTGGATGGGCTGGAAGACATCAAGGGTCTGCGCCGACAACACCGGTACCAGGCTGCCGGCAGCCCGGTCGCTGTGGGTCAGGAAATCGGACAGGCAGGTGATGCCGGCGCCTTCCACCGCCAGCCGGCGCAACGTTTCGCCGCTCGACGCGGCGATGTCCGGGCGGATCCGCAGCTGCCCCTCATCATCACCGGGCACTGGCCAACGGTTGAGCGACTCAGGCTCGTTGAATCCCAGCAGGGTATGCCGCTGCAGGGCCGATAGGCTGTCCGGCGTGCCGTGCCGCTGCAGGTATCCCGGGCCCGCCACCAGCTGCAACCTGCACCGGCCCAGCACGCGCGCATGCAGAGTCGAGTCGGCCAGTGGGCCGATGCGGATGGCCAGGTCGGTTCGTCGTTCCAACAGATCGATGTAGCGCTCCGAGCTGTTGACCTCCAGGGCGACGTCCGGGAACTGATCGCGATAGCGGGCCACCAAGGGGGCGATGACATGCAGCACGAAGGGCATCGCCGCGTCCACGCGCAGACGGCCGGCCGGACGCTGGCGACGCAGCGCCATCTGCTCTTCGGCCGTCTCCACCGCTTCCACGATGTGCCGCGCCTGGCGTACGAATGCCTCGCCTTCGGCGGTCAGGTGCAGCCGCCGCGTCGTGCGGGTCAGCAGCGTGGTGCCGAGCTTTTGTTCCAGGCGCGCCAGTGCACGGCTTACCCCTGACGTGGTCTGGCCGAGCTGCTCCGCTGCCGCGCTGAGGGTGCCGCAGTCGATGACCGCCAGCAGCGCCTGCATCTCATCAAGGGTTGTCTTCATGGAGCCATTATTGACCATGACGCAAGAGTGATTGGCGTGAAGATGGCTTCCGGCGCAAAGGTACGCGGCGCAGACTGCGCTCCTTCCTCCTCGCTGGACCCTGTCATGACCCGTGGCATTCCCCTCGCCCTTCTGGCTTTGACTCTCGGCGCCTTTGCCATCGGCACCACGGAGTTCGTCATTGTCGGGCTGCTGCCCACCATCGCCGCCGACCTGCAGGTCAGCCTGCCCTCGGCAGGGCTGCTGGTGTCCCTCTACGCATTGGGGGTGGCGATCGGTGCCCCCGTGCTTACCGCGCTCACCGGCCGCGTACCGCGCAAAACCCTCCTGGTCGCGCTGATGGTGGTGTTCACCCTCGGCAACCTGGTCGCCTTCCTGGCCCCCGGTTACAGCTCACTGATCGTCGCGCGCATCCTCACGGGCCTGGCGCATGGCGTGTTCTTCTCCATCGGCTCGATCATCGCCACCTCGGTCGTGCCGAAGGACAAGGCCGCCAGCGCGATCGCGATCATGTTCACCGGCCTGACTGTCGCCCTGGTGACCGGCGTGCCGCTGGGCACCTTCATCGGCCAGCACATGGGATGGCGTGCGACGTTCCTTGCGGTCTCCGCGCTGGGTGTCGTGGCCCTGCTGGGCAGCCTGTTGTTCGTCCCACGCAACCTGGCACAGAGCGTGCCGGCGACGTTCGGGCAACAACTCGGGGTGCTGGCACAGCCGCGCCTGCTGCTGGTGTACGCCATGACCGCGCTGGGCTACGGCGGCACGTTCCTTTCCTTCACCTATCTCGCCCCGATCCTGCAGGATGTCACCGGCTTCTCGGCCAACGCCGTGAGCGGCGTGCTGCTGGTGTATGGCATCTCGGTGGCATTCGGCAATGTGTGGGGCGGCCGACTGGCCGACCGGCTGGGCCCGATTCCCGCGCTGAAGCGCATCTTCGCGCTGCTTGCGCTGGTGCTGCTGGTGCTGACGTTCACCGCGTACAACCCCTGGCTGGTCCTGCTGACCGTGCTGGCACTGGGTGCGGTGGCGTTCGGCAACGTGCCCGGCCTGCAGGTCTACGTGGTCAAGCAGGCGCAGCGTTACGCACCGCAGGCAACGGATGTGGCGTCCGGCCTGAACATCGCCGCCTTCAACATCGGCATCGCCCTCGGCGCCTCGCTGGGCGGCCTGGTGGTGGAACACGTCGGCTTGATGCACACGCCCTGGTTGGGGGCCGTGGTGGTCCTGGGCGCGCTCGGGTTGACGGCGCTGAGCGGCCGCCTGGATCGACGCGATGGCATCGATGAGCAGGCCAACGGTATCGCCGTTGCCGCGCATTGAGCACCATCCCGCCGCCACGACGCAGCGTTGCCCGCATGCACACACCCCCTGCCCTACCCTCTTTCCATCCCCTGCTGGAGTTCTCCCCCATGACCCTTCCTGCTCTCGGCCTCGGCACCTTTCGCCTGAAAGGCCAAGCGGTGATCGATTCGGTGCGCAACGCACTCGACGTCGGCTACCGCGCCATCGATACCGCGCAGATCTACGGCAATGAAGCGGAGGTCGGTCAGGCGCTCGCCGAATCCGATGTGTCGCGCGATGACGTGTACCTGACCACCAAGATCTGGATCAGCGACTTCCAGCCCGATGCGCTGATCGCCAGCCTGGAGGCCAGCGTGCAGAAGCTGCGCACCGATCGGGTCGACATGACCCTGATCCACTGGCCCTCACCGGACGACGCGGTGCCGATGGAGACCTACCTGCCCGCCCTTGCCGACGCCAAGGCGCGCGGGTTGACGCGCGCCATCGGCATCTCCAACTTCACCATCGCCCAGACCCGCCGCGCCATCGGCATCCTCGGCGCGGACCAGATCGCGACCAATCAGGTGGAGATCCATCCTTACCTGCAGAACCGCCTGCTGGTGCCGTTCCTGCAGGAACAGGGCATCCACATCACGGCGTACATGAGCCTGGCCTACGGTGAGGTAATCAAGGATCCGGTGATCCAGGCCATCGCAGGGCGCCATCAGGCGACGGCTGCCCAGGTCGCGCTGGCCTGGGCACTGCAGCAGGGCTTCGCGGTCATCCCCTCTTCGACCAAGCGCGCGAACCTGGCCAGCAACCTGGAAGCGGCCCGCCTGCGGCTGACCGACGAGGACCTGGCGCAGATCGCCAAACTGGACCGCGGTCATCGACTCGCCAATCCCGAGGGCATCGCCCCGGCGTGGGACTGATCGAGCCGGTTCGGCGGGCCCCTTTGTCGCGCTTTGGTAGCGCCGAGCCATGCTCGGCGGATTGCGTCAGTCCCGCAGCAACCACGCGCGCAGCGCCGCGCTGACCTCGGCCGGTTTCTCCATCGGCACC from Stenotrophomonas sp. 169 includes the following:
- a CDS encoding MFS transporter; this translates as MTRGIPLALLALTLGAFAIGTTEFVIVGLLPTIAADLQVSLPSAGLLVSLYALGVAIGAPVLTALTGRVPRKTLLVALMVVFTLGNLVAFLAPGYSSLIVARILTGLAHGVFFSIGSIIATSVVPKDKAASAIAIMFTGLTVALVTGVPLGTFIGQHMGWRATFLAVSALGVVALLGSLLFVPRNLAQSVPATFGQQLGVLAQPRLLLVYAMTALGYGGTFLSFTYLAPILQDVTGFSANAVSGVLLVYGISVAFGNVWGGRLADRLGPIPALKRIFALLALVLLVLTFTAYNPWLVLLTVLALGAVAFGNVPGLQVYVVKQAQRYAPQATDVASGLNIAAFNIGIALGASLGGLVVEHVGLMHTPWLGAVVVLGALGLTALSGRLDRRDGIDEQANGIAVAAH
- a CDS encoding LysR family transcriptional regulator; translated protein: MKTTLDEMQALLAVIDCGTLSAAAEQLGQTTSGVSRALARLEQKLGTTLLTRTTRRLHLTAEGEAFVRQARHIVEAVETAEEQMALRRQRPAGRLRVDAAMPFVLHVIAPLVARYRDQFPDVALEVNSSERYIDLLERRTDLAIRIGPLADSTLHARVLGRCRLQLVAGPGYLQRHGTPDSLSALQRHTLLGFNEPESLNRWPVPGDDEGQLRIRPDIAASSGETLRRLAVEGAGITCLSDFLTHSDRAAGSLVPVLSAQTLDVFQPIHAVYYRNTAVSARVRSFLDVLAAEMQRAPFVPVA
- the dkgB gene encoding 2,5-didehydrogluconate reductase DkgB, which gives rise to MTLPALGLGTFRLKGQAVIDSVRNALDVGYRAIDTAQIYGNEAEVGQALAESDVSRDDVYLTTKIWISDFQPDALIASLEASVQKLRTDRVDMTLIHWPSPDDAVPMETYLPALADAKARGLTRAIGISNFTIAQTRRAIGILGADQIATNQVEIHPYLQNRLLVPFLQEQGIHITAYMSLAYGEVIKDPVIQAIAGRHQATAAQVALAWALQQGFAVIPSSTKRANLASNLEAARLRLTDEDLAQIAKLDRGHRLANPEGIAPAWD